The DNA region CGCTGCGCGACTTGCTGTGCAACGACGGCAAGACGACGTGCCCTCCACGCGTCACGCCCGCAAAGCCGTAGGTCGCGCCCCTCTCTAACGGGCGCGAGAAAAACTGATAGTGCGCGCTCCCATGATGAGCAACCACAGCGTACGACCGTTGCGCGTGGAGCTTGGAGGGTTCGGCGTGCCAGTCCGCGGGCGCAGCCGCCACAAGGAGTAGGCCATCGCGAACGGACCGGCGCGCTTCATATCACCTAAAAACTTAAAGCTTAAGTTCGGGTGACGCGCTTACAGGTGTATTGAAACGTATCCGGGATCTGTTGGGCTTTTGTAGCCGATGCGACCATCGATGGCGAGCACGAAAGCGGAACGCTTACGCATAGGTACCCGCCGGTCCAATCTTGGGTGGAGAAAGCCGGCTGGTTGCCGCACGTGTATTTCCATCCGTATTGAGACGGGTAAGGATTCCGGCAAGCATAGATCATTCTGACGATCCCAGCCATAACGTAGACAGAAGCATGCGAGCCTTCCCAATCCGCTTGGAATCCGCTCTGGCATCCGCCGCTCGTCGGATAATTGTCGGTGCATGTGTAACTCGCAGCTATCCCGACTGAATCGATCATCGCCGGATTCGGCGTGAATCCCATTGTGCAGGTTGCCGCGCCCGGCACCGGCTGCGGAGGCGGTGCCGCGATGACCGGCGCTACGCTGAAGATTAGTGCGATAGCTAAAACGCACGGTACTCTCATGGCTCATAACGTTCGGCAAGGCGCAGCAACTCCTACAAGCGCGGGTGGGACTTAAGACCCCTGGATAAACTAATTATTTAGTTGACAAAGCCCGGCCGTTGGGTTATCCTCTTAAGGAATTAGTTGCGAGGAAGGAAACCGCCATGACCGTTGTGCTTCGAACCCGCGTCTTTATCGCCGCCGCCTGCGTCGTCGCCCTGGCCGCCACGTTCGGGCCGGTAGCGTCTCCGGCTCAAGGCCTGACCAACCGCGACATCATCACGCACTGTTCGGGCTGCAACCTTGCGGGCGTGGACCTGCACGGCCAAAGTCTGCCCGGCATACGCGTTCAGGGGAGCAATCTCTCCGGCGCCAATCTCTCCGGCGCGAATCTCGAAGGCGCGCGGTTGGAGGGTGCCAATCTGGACAACGCCGATCTTCGTAACGCCAACCTTCGCAACGCGAGTTTCGAAGGAACGAGCTTGCGCGGTACTCGACTGAGCGGGGCGCAACTCGAAGGCGCACGATTCGAGGGAGTCAATCTTTCCGAAGGGGTGCTCAACGGCTTGGATGATGCGTCGGCTCGCGCGATCCTGAATCGCTGCGAAGGTTGCGATCTCGCGGGAGTTTCGCTGGCCGGGCACGATCTGCGTAACGTCCGGCTCGAAGGCGCCAACATGCGCGGCATCGATCTGCGCGGCGCCAATCTCGAAGGCGCACGTTTAGAAGGTGCCAATCTCGACAACGCGGACCTGCGCCGCGCGAACCTGCGCAACGCACGCTTCGAAGGAGCGAACTTGCGCGGTACGCGATTGGACGGCGCGCAACTGGATGGCGCGACGTTCGACGGGGTCAATCTTTCGAACGGGGTGTTGAACGGCCTAAGCGATGCCTCGGCTCGTGCGATCCTGAATCGTTGCGAAGGCTGCGACCTCGCGGGAGTCTCGCTGGCCGGCCACGATCTGCGTAACGTGCGGCTGGAAGGCGCCAACATGCGCGACATCGATTTGCGCGGCGCCCACCTCGAAGGCTCGCGACTCGAGGGCGTCAACCTCAATGGAGGGCATCTCGATCGCGCACATTTTGCGAACGCGCGTCTTGAGGGATCGAATCTCACCGGCGCCGGACTGCAGTCGGCCGATTTTACCGGCGCAGAACTGGTAGCGGCCAATCTACGCGACGCCGATGCACGGAACGTATCCTTTCAAAATGCGATTGTCTGTTCCGACGACACCGAGATCATCGAAGATCACGGAACACGCACGGTGCACATCGGCAAGACGGATTGCATGCGGCTGGACGGCGCCGATCTGCGCGGCGCAAATTTTCACGGCGCGCAACATTGCGTCTGGATAGATGACCGGGGCGATCAGCCGCAGTGCACGCCGGCGACGGCGGCGATGCTGCAAACCTACGGCCACGCAAACCTGAGCGGCGCAACCGGACCGTAAATGATAGCGCGGGTGCTGGCGGCGTTGCTGATAGCGGCGGCGCTGCTGCCGGTTCCGGCGGTTGTCCGCGCGGCCGATGCACCGGTCAGCGTGACAATCGACGCTGCAGAAGCGCAAACGACGCTTACTATTCTCGGCAAGCTGCATGCCGGGTCGGCGGTGGCTTCCTCGGATTGGAACGCGCTCTTCGCAACACGCGGCTACCAACGCCTCAAGGAGCGCGAAGCTGCGTTCAAGCGGCCCTTCACGGACGACGATTTCAAAGCGTTCGTGAGCGGCGCGCCGTTAATCGCCCAGTATCAGAGTTTGCGCGACACGCTCAACCGGTGGATGTCGGCCGACATTACGCAGATCGCCCAGCGGTCCTTCGCCTATCTGCCTGCCGGCGCGACGATTCATGCCACAGTCTACCCGCTGATCAAACCGAAGACGAATAGTTTCGTCTATCAGCTCGATACGGACCCGGCAATCATGCTCTACTTAGATCCCAGCGTGACGAAAGATCAGTTTGCCAACACCGTATCGCACGAGCTGCTGCACACCGGGGATGCGCAAAACTGTCCGCCGCCGGCCATTGCGGCGCAAGAAAAAACGCTCGATCCGCGCCGCAAAGCGGTGCTGATGTGGCTGAGCGCATTTGGCGAGGGCTGGGCCGTTCTCGCTGCCGCAGGCGGACCCGGCGTGCATCCACATTGGGAGGATCCGCCGGCGGATCGGGCGGTGTGGGATAAGGCGATGAGCGGCTACGACGGCGATTTTCAAACGCTGCAGCAGTTCTTTTCAGACGTCGCCGGCGGCAAGCTCACCGGTGACGCAATTGCCACCAAGGCCTATACATTTTTCGGTGCTGTTCAAGGGCCGTGGTATACGGTGGGCTACAAGATGGACGTGACGATTGAACGCGAGTTCGGCCGGCCAAAACTCATCGAAGTGCTTTGCGATAAACGGGAGTATTTGGCGACGTACAATGCGGCGGCGTCAGCGTCCAATCAGCGCGGAAATACTGCGCTGCCGTTATGGCCGGCCGCGCTTGCGAACTTGTTCAACTAGCCGAAGCGCGGCTACAGATACTGGCGCAGGACGAGTTGGTGCGTCGAGCCGTCCGCGAGCGTAAGCGCAATCTTCGTTCCGGGATCAGCTCTTAGTAACGTACGCACGCGGTCCAAATCTTTTCCGCCGACCGCATTGCCGTCGATCGACGTGATGCGCGCGCCTTCTTTCAGTCCGGCGTCGGCAGCCGGCGTCCCGCCCAGCACTTGTTCGATGACGAGCGCATCCGATTCCGCGGTGACCACCATTCCCGAATGATCGTGAATGACGTTGCCGGCCGTGTCGCCGCCGGGGCGGAAGTCAACGATCTGATGCGCGTAATCGAACACGAGCACCCAGCGCTTTAAAATCCCGTCTCCCACGTTGCCGACGATCGACGAATTATTTGACGTGCTCGCGCGGACCAGCAAGTCGACGATCGGCGC from Candidatus Rubrimentiphilum sp. includes:
- a CDS encoding DUF5700 domain-containing putative Zn-dependent protease, giving the protein MIARVLAALLIAAALLPVPAVVRAADAPVSVTIDAAEAQTTLTILGKLHAGSAVASSDWNALFATRGYQRLKEREAAFKRPFTDDDFKAFVSGAPLIAQYQSLRDTLNRWMSADITQIAQRSFAYLPAGATIHATVYPLIKPKTNSFVYQLDTDPAIMLYLDPSVTKDQFANTVSHELLHTGDAQNCPPPAIAAQEKTLDPRRKAVLMWLSAFGEGWAVLAAAGGPGVHPHWEDPPADRAVWDKAMSGYDGDFQTLQQFFSDVAGGKLTGDAIATKAYTFFGAVQGPWYTVGYKMDVTIEREFGRPKLIEVLCDKREYLATYNAAASASNQRGNTALPLWPAALANLFN
- a CDS encoding pentapeptide repeat-containing protein; the protein is MTVVLRTRVFIAAACVVALAATFGPVASPAQGLTNRDIITHCSGCNLAGVDLHGQSLPGIRVQGSNLSGANLSGANLEGARLEGANLDNADLRNANLRNASFEGTSLRGTRLSGAQLEGARFEGVNLSEGVLNGLDDASARAILNRCEGCDLAGVSLAGHDLRNVRLEGANMRGIDLRGANLEGARLEGANLDNADLRRANLRNARFEGANLRGTRLDGAQLDGATFDGVNLSNGVLNGLSDASARAILNRCEGCDLAGVSLAGHDLRNVRLEGANMRDIDLRGAHLEGSRLEGVNLNGGHLDRAHFANARLEGSNLTGAGLQSADFTGAELVAANLRDADARNVSFQNAIVCSDDTEIIEDHGTRTVHIGKTDCMRLDGADLRGANFHGAQHCVWIDDRGDQPQCTPATAAMLQTYGHANLSGATGP